One region of Wyeomyia smithii strain HCP4-BCI-WySm-NY-G18 chromosome 3, ASM2978416v1, whole genome shotgun sequence genomic DNA includes:
- the LOC129732560 gene encoding cyclin-dependent kinases regulatory subunit: protein MSVKDIYYSDKYYDDEFEYRHVVLPKDIAKLVPKTHLMTENEWRSIGVQQSRGWIHYMIHQPEPHILLFRRPITKVE, encoded by the exons ATGAGTGTAAAAGACATCTACTATTCGGATAAATACTACGACGATGAGTTTGAGTACAG ACACGTCGTTTTACCTAAGGATATCGCCAAGCTAGTGCCAAAAACTCACCTCATGACGGAGAACGAATGGAGGTCCATCGGTGTGCAGCAGTCCCGTGGCTGGATTCACTACATGATTCATCAGCCCGAGCCACACATCCTGCTTTTCCGACGACCGATCACGAAAGTTGAATAA